Proteins from one Polyodon spathula isolate WHYD16114869_AA unplaced genomic scaffold, ASM1765450v1 scaffolds_1299, whole genome shotgun sequence genomic window:
- the srpra gene encoding signal recognition particle receptor subunit alpha isoform X2, with the protein MLDFFTIFSKGGLVLWCFQGVNGSFTGPVNALIRSVILQERSGSNLFTHDALSLKYKLDNEFELVFVVGFQKILTLTYVDKFIDDVQLRFRDRYKNQLEQKGAMKLLNGSFEFQDDFQQLLREAEQSTKACAPAPMKTFKQSQKSQKTVKSMIETRGGEKGKEKESNKKCKNAKKEASAAEGDGDSTRGGTQSGLPKKSSPRPQENGNEGLTPEEIKRNQQEFFRRMGGGGAKKPSSSSKSPKPEKLQRVKGNREWVMGGTNTKELDYSNKDINGSQDTLPATKDNTEDLKQLGQMKGDLRSVDYESSEEEEDKEVVVSAAANPSKSSSKSFRGVFGMLKGLVGSKSLSQEDMEPVLDKLRDHLIAKNVAADIATKLCESVAKKLEGKVMGTFTTVTSTVKQALQDSLVQILQPKRRVDILRDVMEARAQHRPFVVTFCGVNGVGKSTNLAKISFWLIENGFSVLIAACDTFRAGAVEQLRTHQRRLNSMHPPEKNGGRPRVQLYEKGYGKDAAGIAMEAIAYARSHSFDVVLVDTAGRMQDNAPLMVALAKLIAVNMPDLVLFVGEALVGNEAVDQLVKFNQALADHSMSDTPRIIDGIVLTKFDTIDDKVGAAISMTYITGQPIVFVGTGQTYSDLRSLNARAVVSALMKA; encoded by the exons ATGTTAGATTTCTTCACCATCTTCAGCAAGGGGGGGCTGGTTCTGTGGTGCTTCCAGGGCGTCAATGGGTCCTTCACCGGGCCCGTCAATGCGCTCATCCGATCTGTCATCTTGCAG gaacgCAGCGGCAGCAACTTATTCACCCACGATGCCCTGAGCCTGAAGTATAAACTGGATAACGAGTTTGAACTGGTGTTTGTG GTGGGGTTCCAGAAGATCCTGACGCTGACGTACGTTGATAAGTTTATAGATGACGTGCAGCTCCGGTTCCGCGATCGCTATAAGAATCAGCTCGAACAGAAAGGGGCGATGAAATTGCTCAACGGTTCCTTTGAGTTTCAGGATGACTTCCAGCAGCTGCTTCG GGAGGCAGAGCAGAGCACTAAAGCTTGCGCTCCGGCCCCCATGAAGACCTTCAAGCAGTCCCAGAAATCCCAGAAGACTGTGAAATCCATGATCGAAACGAGAGGAGGGGAGAAAGGAAAGGAGAAGGAGAGCAACAAGAAATGCAAAAATGCCAAAAAAGAGG CCTCAGCAGCTGAGGGAGATGGGGACTCCACCAGAGGTGGGACACAATCGGGGCTCCCCAAGAAGAGCTCCCCCAGACCGCAAGAGAACGGAAACGAGGGGCTGACCCCCGAAGAGATCAAGAGGAACCAGCAGGAGTTCTTCAGGCGTATGGGAGGAGGGGGTGCCAAGAAACCAAG cagcagcagtaagtCCCCGAAGCCCGAGAAGCTGCAGCGGGTGAAGGGGAATCGCGAGTGGGTGATGGGCGGCACCAACACCAAAGAACTGGACTACAGCAACAAGGACATCAACGGGTCCCAGGACACACTGCCTGCCACCAAGGACAACACTGAAGACctg AAGCAGCTTGGTCAGATGAAGGGAGACCTACGATCGGTGGATTATGAGAGCAGCGAGGaagaggaggataaagaggtggtGGTGTCCGCAGCAGCCAATCCCAGCAAGAGCAG CTCTAAGAGTTTCAGGGGTGTGTTCGGCATGCTGAAAGGACTGGTGGGCTCCAAGAGCCTGTCCCAGGAAGATATGGAGCCAGTGCTGGACAAGCTGAGAGACCACCTCATCG CTAAGAATGTAGCAGCCGACATTGCCACCAAACTCTGCGAGTCTGTGGCCAAAAAACTGGAAGGAAAAGTCATGGGCACCTTCACCA CCGTGACCTCCACTGTGAAGCAGGCTCTCCAGGACTCGCTGGTTCAGATTCTGCAGCCCAAGCGGCGCGTGGATATCCTGCGTGACGTCATGGAGGCGCGGGCCCAGCACCGTCCCTTCGTCGTCACCTTCTGTGGGGTCAACGGGGTGGGCAAGTCCACCAACCTGGCCAAG ATCTCGTTCTGGCTGATTGAGAACGGCTTCAGCGTGCTGATCGCCGCGTGTGACACGTTCCGAGCGGGCGCGGTCGAGCAGCTGCGCACCCACCAGCGCCGCCTCAACTCCATGCACCCCCCCGAGAAGAACGGGGGGCGGCCCCGGGTCCAGCTCTACGAAAAGGGCTACGGCAAGGACGCCGCCGGCATCGCCATGGAGGCCATCGCCTACG CCCGGAGCCACAGTTTCGATGTGGTGCTGGTGGACACGGCTGGCCGCATGCAGGACAACGCCCCTCTGATGGTGGCTCTCGCCAAGCTGATTGCCGTCAACATGCCCGACCTGGTGCTGTTCGTGGGGGAAGCGCTGGTGGGGAACGAGGCTGTAGACCAGCTG GTGAAGTTTAACCAGGCGCTGGCAGACCACTCCATGTCAGACACACCGCGGATCATTGATGGCATCGTCCTCACCAAGTTCGACACCATAGACGACAAG GTGGGTGCTGCTATTTCTATGACCTACATCACCGGCCAGCCCATTGTGTTCGTGGGCACTGGGCAGACCTACAGCGACCTGCGCAGCCTCAATGCCCGGGCCGTGGTCAGCGCCCTCATGAAGGCTTAA
- the srpra gene encoding signal recognition particle receptor subunit alpha isoform X1, with the protein MLDFFTIFSKGGLVLWCFQGVNGSFTGPVNALIRSVILQERSGSNLFTHDALSLKYKLDNEFELVFVVGFQKILTLTYVDKFIDDVQLRFRDRYKNQLEQKGAMKLLNGSFEFQDDFQQLLREAEQSTKACAPAPMKTFKQSQKSQKTVKSMIETRGGEKGKEKESNKKCKNAKKEASAAEGDGDSTRGGTQSGLPKKSSPRPQENGNEGLTPEEIKRNQQEFFRRMGGGGAKKPSSSSSKSPKPEKLQRVKGNREWVMGGTNTKELDYSNKDINGSQDTLPATKDNTEDLKQLGQMKGDLRSVDYESSEEEEDKEVVVSAAANPSKSSSKSFRGVFGMLKGLVGSKSLSQEDMEPVLDKLRDHLIAKNVAADIATKLCESVAKKLEGKVMGTFTTVTSTVKQALQDSLVQILQPKRRVDILRDVMEARAQHRPFVVTFCGVNGVGKSTNLAKISFWLIENGFSVLIAACDTFRAGAVEQLRTHQRRLNSMHPPEKNGGRPRVQLYEKGYGKDAAGIAMEAIAYARSHSFDVVLVDTAGRMQDNAPLMVALAKLIAVNMPDLVLFVGEALVGNEAVDQLVKFNQALADHSMSDTPRIIDGIVLTKFDTIDDKVGAAISMTYITGQPIVFVGTGQTYSDLRSLNARAVVSALMKA; encoded by the exons ATGTTAGATTTCTTCACCATCTTCAGCAAGGGGGGGCTGGTTCTGTGGTGCTTCCAGGGCGTCAATGGGTCCTTCACCGGGCCCGTCAATGCGCTCATCCGATCTGTCATCTTGCAG gaacgCAGCGGCAGCAACTTATTCACCCACGATGCCCTGAGCCTGAAGTATAAACTGGATAACGAGTTTGAACTGGTGTTTGTG GTGGGGTTCCAGAAGATCCTGACGCTGACGTACGTTGATAAGTTTATAGATGACGTGCAGCTCCGGTTCCGCGATCGCTATAAGAATCAGCTCGAACAGAAAGGGGCGATGAAATTGCTCAACGGTTCCTTTGAGTTTCAGGATGACTTCCAGCAGCTGCTTCG GGAGGCAGAGCAGAGCACTAAAGCTTGCGCTCCGGCCCCCATGAAGACCTTCAAGCAGTCCCAGAAATCCCAGAAGACTGTGAAATCCATGATCGAAACGAGAGGAGGGGAGAAAGGAAAGGAGAAGGAGAGCAACAAGAAATGCAAAAATGCCAAAAAAGAGG CCTCAGCAGCTGAGGGAGATGGGGACTCCACCAGAGGTGGGACACAATCGGGGCTCCCCAAGAAGAGCTCCCCCAGACCGCAAGAGAACGGAAACGAGGGGCTGACCCCCGAAGAGATCAAGAGGAACCAGCAGGAGTTCTTCAGGCGTATGGGAGGAGGGGGTGCCAAGAAACCAAG cagcagcagcagtaagtCCCCGAAGCCCGAGAAGCTGCAGCGGGTGAAGGGGAATCGCGAGTGGGTGATGGGCGGCACCAACACCAAAGAACTGGACTACAGCAACAAGGACATCAACGGGTCCCAGGACACACTGCCTGCCACCAAGGACAACACTGAAGACctg AAGCAGCTTGGTCAGATGAAGGGAGACCTACGATCGGTGGATTATGAGAGCAGCGAGGaagaggaggataaagaggtggtGGTGTCCGCAGCAGCCAATCCCAGCAAGAGCAG CTCTAAGAGTTTCAGGGGTGTGTTCGGCATGCTGAAAGGACTGGTGGGCTCCAAGAGCCTGTCCCAGGAAGATATGGAGCCAGTGCTGGACAAGCTGAGAGACCACCTCATCG CTAAGAATGTAGCAGCCGACATTGCCACCAAACTCTGCGAGTCTGTGGCCAAAAAACTGGAAGGAAAAGTCATGGGCACCTTCACCA CCGTGACCTCCACTGTGAAGCAGGCTCTCCAGGACTCGCTGGTTCAGATTCTGCAGCCCAAGCGGCGCGTGGATATCCTGCGTGACGTCATGGAGGCGCGGGCCCAGCACCGTCCCTTCGTCGTCACCTTCTGTGGGGTCAACGGGGTGGGCAAGTCCACCAACCTGGCCAAG ATCTCGTTCTGGCTGATTGAGAACGGCTTCAGCGTGCTGATCGCCGCGTGTGACACGTTCCGAGCGGGCGCGGTCGAGCAGCTGCGCACCCACCAGCGCCGCCTCAACTCCATGCACCCCCCCGAGAAGAACGGGGGGCGGCCCCGGGTCCAGCTCTACGAAAAGGGCTACGGCAAGGACGCCGCCGGCATCGCCATGGAGGCCATCGCCTACG CCCGGAGCCACAGTTTCGATGTGGTGCTGGTGGACACGGCTGGCCGCATGCAGGACAACGCCCCTCTGATGGTGGCTCTCGCCAAGCTGATTGCCGTCAACATGCCCGACCTGGTGCTGTTCGTGGGGGAAGCGCTGGTGGGGAACGAGGCTGTAGACCAGCTG GTGAAGTTTAACCAGGCGCTGGCAGACCACTCCATGTCAGACACACCGCGGATCATTGATGGCATCGTCCTCACCAAGTTCGACACCATAGACGACAAG GTGGGTGCTGCTATTTCTATGACCTACATCACCGGCCAGCCCATTGTGTTCGTGGGCACTGGGCAGACCTACAGCGACCTGCGCAGCCTCAATGCCCGGGCCGTGGTCAGCGCCCTCATGAAGGCTTAA